The genomic window TTTCAGCGGCAGCCTTAAACAGAATATCGTAAACTATTTTTTGGTTTTGAAAAGCAATAGAGTTCAGCGCATCAGGAATAGTAAAGACTACATGAAAATATTTTACGTTTAGAAGATTACTTTTCTGCTGGTGAATCCAGCGCTCTTTAGTAAGTGTTTGGCATTTGGGGCAATGACGGTTCCGGCAAGAGTTGTAAGAAATGTCTGTGGTACCACACTCCTCACAAACTTCCACATGACCTCCCAAAGCGGAGGTTCTGCAATCCTGTATGGATGACATTGCCTTTGATATATGTAATGGGAGCTTATGGTTTTTGCGATAGGATGTGCCGTACTTTACAAAGATATCTTGAACTTCAGGCATCTTAGCAGGCTCCCGGCGCAGGAGTGTCTAGGGGGCTGGCCACATTTAATTCACTGATTTTTACCAGGTGCAGGTAGAAACAAGTGGTGCTGATATCGGAATGCCCAAGGAGCTGCTTGATGTGAAATATGCTGACACCGTTTTCAAGTAGATGGGTAGCAAAAGAATGGCGCAAAGTATGGCTTGTAACATTTTTAGTAATGCCAGCTAGGTCTTTGTATTTATGAAAAACATTTTGAATTGCTCTTCGGGTAATATGTGTGCCTGTTCGGTTGCGGCTGTAAAATAGCCATTCGGTAGGTCGATATTGTTTCCAGTATTCCCGAAGCACATCAAGGCAAGCCTGTGAAAGTATGGCAAATCGATCTTTACCACCTTTGCCATCCCGGATAAGTAGTTGCATTTTTTGGCTGTCAATATCTGAAACTTTTAAATTTGCAACTTCGCTTATACGCAATCCAGCACTATACATTGTCATAAGCATGCATTTATCTCTTAAATTGTCACAAGCATCAAAAAGGGCACTGACTTCTTTGCGAGTTAAAATATCAGGGAACTTACGCTGCTTGCGGTGGCATGGTAATTTATTAAGGTTGATTGGCACATCCAAGGTAGCAGTATAGAGGAATCTAAGTCCACTGTTATATGTATTTACGGTAGCGGGAGAGAGCCCCTTTTCAGCTAAAAGAAAGTATAAAAAATTCTGGATGTCCTCCAAAGTAAGTTCCGTTGCAGGCTTATCATAATGATCTTGGAACTGCTTAACCTTCGAGAAGTATTCATTCTGGGTGTTTCTACTAAGCCCTCTAAGCCTTGTTTGAAACAGCAGTTTTTGAAGTATTTCTTCTTTTGTCATTTGTAAATACCAACTCCTATAAAATATTTGTGCCGCTGAAGAAGCACTATGAATATTTTATAGGGTTGATTTTAATGAGGAAACTGTTATTGAAAAATACCATGGTCGAACAAAAGGCAAATTACTAAACCACTGCGAAGCAGTTTAGTGCAATCCACAAAATCAAGCAAAAAAGCTTAATGCATAAATATAATATATAAAAAGAAGTATCAAGTAATTATTTGAGTGAGGTGGATTCCATGAAAATCACCTTTCTGCCCAAAACCCATTTAGGTAAATGGTCTGTCGCCATGATGATTGCCAGCTGGGTTTTGTTTGTAGTCGGCTCCGTGCTTCCATCGAAAACCGGTTACTCTGGTTTGGAGATTATTATTCAGAATCCCCTGCAATCGATTATAACCATTTTGTTATTGATTCTAGGCATCGTTGCTTTTATTATGGCGGTGATCTCGGTTATCAGGAAACAGGAACGCTCGATTCTGGTTTTTTTGGCTATTTTCTTAGGATTGCAGAGTATTCTTGGTTTTTTTGGCATGGTTGTGAACTTGTTTTTCGGTTAAATCTGATTCAGGGTAAATGAGCAATCAAAATGATTATGAAGAAGGATATGACGATGTTCTGAGAAAATTTCATTGTGTTAAAGCGGAGGGGCATTTCTATATCATTAATTTGGGCAAAATAAGGCGTAAAAAAGTCTAAAACTAAGTACAAGGAGATGTTAAAATGAGTGTTAAAGAAAA from Phosphitispora fastidiosa includes these protein-coding regions:
- the xerA gene encoding site-specific tyrosine recombinase/integron integrase; the encoded protein is MTKEEILQKLLFQTRLRGLSRNTQNEYFSKVKQFQDHYDKPATELTLEDIQNFLYFLLAEKGLSPATVNTYNSGLRFLYTATLDVPINLNKLPCHRKQRKFPDILTRKEVSALFDACDNLRDKCMLMTMYSAGLRISEVANLKVSDIDSQKMQLLIRDGKGGKDRFAILSQACLDVLREYWKQYRPTEWLFYSRNRTGTHITRRAIQNVFHKYKDLAGITKNVTSHTLRHSFATHLLENGVSIFHIKQLLGHSDISTTCFYLHLVKISELNVASPLDTPAPGAC